GTCTGCCGCGGCGCTGGCGGCCTCGGGGTGCACCTCCGGGTAGGCGGCCACTCCCAGCCCCACATGGGGGTGAGAGGCGCGGATGAGGGCCACCAGGTCCGAGGCGTGCGTCAGGAGGCGGTTGGGAGATGAGTCTGGCGTGCTGTCCTGGGGCGGGTCGCCGCGCAGTGCCAGGACATTGTTCACCCCCGCCTGCGTCAGTTGGTCCAGAAACGTGCGCACGTCGTCCTCATGGGCCCCGATACAGGTCAGGTGGGCCATGGTTTCCATGCCATGCTTCTGTTTGAGCCGGCTGACGATCTCCAGGCTGTCCCCATGGGTGCTCCCCCCCGCGCCGTAGGTTACCGAGCAAAAGAGCGGATTCACCCCCTTCAGGCGGTCGACGGTGTGAAAAAAGGCAGGCCATTCCGAGCGCTCTTTTGGGGGGAAGAATTCCAGGGAGAGGAACGGTTTGCCCGGCAGTATGGTATCGATGATCTTCATGTGTAAGGTGGTGCTCCAATCGTAATATGGTTACAGAGTCGTTCAATCAACGGCGCAACTGGTGCGCCGGGGTGAAATAGCGGCGGTACCCCTGCATCAGGAGCAGGAAGGCGGTGGCCGCCACCCCGCCGGATACGGCGCACATGATGGCGATCTGGTAGCGGACGGCAACGGCCGGTTCCGTACCGGACAGGATCTGTCCGGTCATCATGCCGGGCAGGGAAACGATCCCCATGGCCGCCATGGTGTTGAGGGTCGGGATAAGGGCGGCGGAAAAGGCGTTGCGCAGGGCCGTCTCAACCGCTTGGCGGGGCGTTGCTCCCAGGCAGAGCGCCGTCTCGATCTCCTCGCGACGCTCCCCGATTTCGGCCTCCAGCCGCTCGGCCGCCAGGCTGGCTCCCTGCATGGAATTGCCGAGGATCATGCCGAACAGGGGGATCAGGTAGCGAGGCTCATACCAGGGCGAGTACCCCACCACCAGGGCGCAGAAGAAAAAGGTCACCCCCCCGCATCCGGCCAGGATCGAACTCCCCATCACCCGGTAGAAACCGGGCATCTTCCGTTTGGCCTGGGAACCGGCCACCTGCAGGGAAAAACCGGCCATGACGATCAGGATGGACGTCACCAAGAGCGGGGTCTTGACTGAGAATACCAGGTGGAGGATATAGCCGATAGCCAGAAGCTGCACGACCATCCGTAGGGCGGCCCAGCCGATTTTCCGCGCCTGTCCCAACCGCTGGAAACGGGAGAGCGCCATGGCGAACAGGATCAGGGCGAATGCCAGCAGGAGGTTGGAAAGCTCCAGGTTCACGAGTCCGCGGTTATCCATGCTCCCCCTCCCTTACCGGCTCTGCCAAAAACCGTATCAATTCGGCGCTTGCAGGCTTTGCCAGAACCTGTGCCGCCGGGCCCGCCTCCCTGATCCGCCCGGCCTCCAGGTAGATCAGGTCGTCGGCAACCTTGCCGGCCAGCCGCAGGTCGTGGGTCACCAGGATGGCCGCCATTCCCTGATGCCGGCAGATGTCCTGAAGGGCCGTAGCCAGCTGGTCGCCGGTCGGCCGGTCCAGGGCGCTGGTCGGCTCATCCAGCAACAGGACCCGGGGGGAGGTGATCACGGCACGGGCCAGGCTGGCCCGCTGCTGCTGGCCGATGGAGAG
This sequence is a window from Oryzomonas sagensis. Protein-coding genes within it:
- a CDS encoding methylenetetrahydrofolate reductase; this translates as MKIIDTILPGKPFLSLEFFPPKERSEWPAFFHTVDRLKGVNPLFCSVTYGAGGSTHGDSLEIVSRLKQKHGMETMAHLTCIGAHEDDVRTFLDQLTQAGVNNVLALRGDPPQDSTPDSSPNRLLTHASDLVALIRASHPHVGLGVAAYPEVHPEAASAAADLAYLKLKLGRGADFAITQLFFDNRIYFDFVRNARDHGITKPIIPGILPVVSLKVIKRIVSLCGTVMPPDFMAQLEEADRRGGAAEVQKLGVAHARRQTEELLAGGAPGVHLYTLNRADAVLEVISGLSP
- a CDS encoding ABC transporter permease; this encodes MDNRGLVNLELSNLLLAFALILFAMALSRFQRLGQARKIGWAALRMVVQLLAIGYILHLVFSVKTPLLVTSILIVMAGFSLQVAGSQAKRKMPGFYRVMGSSILAGCGGVTFFFCALVVGYSPWYEPRYLIPLFGMILGNSMQGASLAAERLEAEIGERREEIETALCLGATPRQAVETALRNAFSAALIPTLNTMAAMGIVSLPGMMTGQILSGTEPAVAVRYQIAIMCAVSGGVAATAFLLLMQGYRRYFTPAHQLRR